From a single Sorghum bicolor cultivar BTx623 chromosome 5, Sorghum_bicolor_NCBIv3, whole genome shotgun sequence genomic region:
- the LOC8067612 gene encoding uncharacterized protein LOC8067612 isoform X2, which translates to MNMPIFHQVKLVKCLVQNIVVDISVNQIGGLCTLCFLEKVDQNFGKNHLFKRSIMLVKDWCYYESRILGAHHGLISTYALETLVLYIFHIFHKSLDGPLAVLYRFLDYYSKFDWDNKGISLFGPVSLSSLPELVTDPPDTQDDDFLQREEFLKECTESFSVLPRNSETNPRVFSRRFLNIVDPLKQSNNLGRSVSKGNFYRIRSAFDFGARKLGKILQVPSCLTVSEVNQFFRNTLKRNRTGLRPDVWVSSSDLVTNDPVSSVLDVERVNKVTPSNSCDVLSNQLSNINISDSNNHGPVKQKECNSMADHKEIKSVSWGLLDSDATSHTATDSVSVRGGDDFSEASPTPSETWTLQSEAGKKVDVRNDTIPSYHGVSAKQFTGRSHHYIDGAKHNAYSYSTGLIDGLGTSNSVLTSDTQPGGTINDTVPNLTGDFDTNLHNLLYARGFHQDNPTTQLYYPMPMPPPLQYQNMHPSNGHGRKNPYGYAGRNGVVPGPVYPPGYFVYRPLYQADDHMAMRARGTGTYFPDPNLRKERPPTGRGERGRNHSHQNNYQKFHHHARPDMPVDMIPFDELRHESPLQIYAPSANDHGIPSPMNIPIPSPSSQSPRDPLNVPMHSPSSQVRKDNFHGNGFMLSQDSKLEFGTLGALPREVASKDHASRPSSASNNQGSGPVTVSPMSVVKNTGMGSNGMRNVQAYRLKDSGDFPPLSS; encoded by the exons ATGAATATGCCAATATTTCATCAG GTCAAGCTGGTTAAATGTTTGGTACAAAACATTGTCGTAGACATCTCAGTTAATCAGATTGGTGGGCTGTGCACACTATGTTTTCTTGAGAAG GTCGATCAAAACTTTGGTAAGAATCACCTGTTTAAGAGAAGCATAATGCTTGTCAAAGACTGGTGCTATTACGAAAGCCGTATTCTTGGTGCCCATCATGGTCTAATATCAACATATGCCTTggagactttagttttatacaTTTTCCATATCTTCCACAAGTCTTTGGATGGTCCATTGGCT GTCCTCTATAGATTTCTTGACTATTATAGTAAATTCGATTGGGACAATAAGGGGATCAGCTTGTTTGGACCTGTTTCCTTATCTTCACTACCTGAGCTAGTTA CTGACCCACCAGATACCCAAGATGATGATTTTCTTCAACGAGAGGAGTTTCTAAAAGAATGCACAGAGTCTTTTAGTGTTCTCCCTAGAAACTCCGAGACAAATCCTAGAGTATTCTCACGAAGATTTCTTAATATAGTTGATCCACTAAAGCAGAGTAATAACCTTGGACGCAGTGTCAGTAAAG GAAACTTTTACCGGATACGCAGCGCATTTGATTTTGGTGCTCGTAAGCTTGGCAAGATTCTTCAAGTGCCTTCTTGTCTCACTGTCAGTGAAGTCAATCAGTTTTTCAGGAACACTCTAAAGAGAAACCGTACTGGTTTAAGGCCAGATGTTTGGGTGAGCTCTTCTGATCTTGTTACAAATGATCCTGTATCATCAGTCTTAGATGTGGAAAGAGTCAACAAGGTTACGCCCAGCAATTCCTGCGATGTTCTGTCTAATCAGCTCAGTAACATCAACATTTCAGATTCCAACAATCATGGCCCAGTAAAGCAAAAAGAATGTAACTCTATGGCTGACCACAAGGAGATAAAATCTGTTTCTTGGGGTTTGCTAGATAGTGATGCCACGAGTCACACAGCTACTGATTCAGTAAGTGTGAGGGGTGGTGACGACTTCTCTGAAGCTTCACCAACACCTAGTGAAACCTGGACCTTGCAATCAGAAGCCGGCAAGAAGGTTGATGTTAGAAATGACACAATCCCATCATACCATGGGGTTTCAGCAAAGCAGTTTACAGGCAGATCTCACCACTATATTGACGGTGCTAAGCATAATGCTTACTCCTATTCTACTGGCTTAATTGATGGTCTAGGCACATCTAATTCCGTTTTAACATCAGATACACAACCTGGAGGTACCATCAATGACACAGTGCCAAATCTCACTGGAGATTTCGATACAAATTTGCATAATCTTCTGTATGCACGGGGTTTCCATCAGGACAATCCTACGACTCAGTTATACTATCCGATGCCTATGCCACCACCCCTGCAATATCAGAACATGCACCCATCAAATGGCCATGGCAGAAAAAATCCGTATGGATATGCTGGTAGGAATGGAGTTGTCCCTGGTCCTGTTTATCCACCTGGCTATTTTGTGTATAGGCCATTGTATCAAGCAGATGATCATATGGCTATGAGGGCTCGTGGAACAGGCACCTACTTTCCTGACCCA AACTTGCGCAAGGAAAGACCACCTACTGGACGTGGGGAGAGAGGAAGGAATCATTCCCATCAGAATAATTATCAAAAGTTTCACCACCATGCCCGACCGGATATGCCTGTAGATATGATACCTTTTGATGAATTGAGGCATGAGTCACCACTGCAGATATACGCTCCTAGTGCAAATGATCATGGAATCCCATCTCCAATGAATATACCAATACCATCACCATCTTCCCAGTCTCCAAGGGATCCTTTGAACGTACCAATGCATTCTCCATCTTCCCAGGTTAGAAAGGATAATTTTCATGGCAATGGTTTTATGCTCTCGCAAGACAGTAAACTTGAGTTTGGGACCTTGGGGGCGTTGCCAAGGGAAGTTGCCTCCAAAGACCATGCTAGCAGACCAAGTTCTGCCTCCAACAATCAAGGTTCTGGGCCTGTGACTGTGAGCCCCATGTCTGTGGTGAAAAACACTGGAATGGGTTCCAACGGAATGAG GAATGTTCAAGCATACCGTCTCAAGGACAGTGGTGACTTCCCGCCACTATCCAGTTGA
- the LOC8067612 gene encoding uncharacterized protein LOC8067612 isoform X1, which produces MVDISECSPVPESVPAHPDPASVSPDAWRRFETAALAVVNKIQPTAASEQLRAAVIEYVQRLFWFQARYQVFPFGSVPLKTYLPDGDIDLTLFGPAISDENLANEVCAILKSEERRKDSEFEVKDVHYVPAEVKLVKCLVQNIVVDISVNQIGGLCTLCFLEKVDQNFGKNHLFKRSIMLVKDWCYYESRILGAHHGLISTYALETLVLYIFHIFHKSLDGPLAVLYRFLDYYSKFDWDNKGISLFGPVSLSSLPELVTDPPDTQDDDFLQREEFLKECTESFSVLPRNSETNPRVFSRRFLNIVDPLKQSNNLGRSVSKGNFYRIRSAFDFGARKLGKILQVPSCLTVSEVNQFFRNTLKRNRTGLRPDVWVSSSDLVTNDPVSSVLDVERVNKVTPSNSCDVLSNQLSNINISDSNNHGPVKQKECNSMADHKEIKSVSWGLLDSDATSHTATDSVSVRGGDDFSEASPTPSETWTLQSEAGKKVDVRNDTIPSYHGVSAKQFTGRSHHYIDGAKHNAYSYSTGLIDGLGTSNSVLTSDTQPGGTINDTVPNLTGDFDTNLHNLLYARGFHQDNPTTQLYYPMPMPPPLQYQNMHPSNGHGRKNPYGYAGRNGVVPGPVYPPGYFVYRPLYQADDHMAMRARGTGTYFPDPNLRKERPPTGRGERGRNHSHQNNYQKFHHHARPDMPVDMIPFDELRHESPLQIYAPSANDHGIPSPMNIPIPSPSSQSPRDPLNVPMHSPSSQVRKDNFHGNGFMLSQDSKLEFGTLGALPREVASKDHASRPSSASNNQGSGPVTVSPMSVVKNTGMGSNGMRNVQAYRLKDSGDFPPLSS; this is translated from the exons GTCTTTCCATTTGGATCTGTTCCATTGAAAACATATCTTCCTGATGGAGATATTGACTTGACATTATTCGGCCCTGCGATTTCTGATGAGAATCTAGCAAATGAAGTATGTGCTATTCTAAAATCGGAAGAGCGAAGGAAAGATTCTGAATTTGAAGTCAAGGATGTCCATTATGTCCCTGCTGAG GTCAAGCTGGTTAAATGTTTGGTACAAAACATTGTCGTAGACATCTCAGTTAATCAGATTGGTGGGCTGTGCACACTATGTTTTCTTGAGAAG GTCGATCAAAACTTTGGTAAGAATCACCTGTTTAAGAGAAGCATAATGCTTGTCAAAGACTGGTGCTATTACGAAAGCCGTATTCTTGGTGCCCATCATGGTCTAATATCAACATATGCCTTggagactttagttttatacaTTTTCCATATCTTCCACAAGTCTTTGGATGGTCCATTGGCT GTCCTCTATAGATTTCTTGACTATTATAGTAAATTCGATTGGGACAATAAGGGGATCAGCTTGTTTGGACCTGTTTCCTTATCTTCACTACCTGAGCTAGTTA CTGACCCACCAGATACCCAAGATGATGATTTTCTTCAACGAGAGGAGTTTCTAAAAGAATGCACAGAGTCTTTTAGTGTTCTCCCTAGAAACTCCGAGACAAATCCTAGAGTATTCTCACGAAGATTTCTTAATATAGTTGATCCACTAAAGCAGAGTAATAACCTTGGACGCAGTGTCAGTAAAG GAAACTTTTACCGGATACGCAGCGCATTTGATTTTGGTGCTCGTAAGCTTGGCAAGATTCTTCAAGTGCCTTCTTGTCTCACTGTCAGTGAAGTCAATCAGTTTTTCAGGAACACTCTAAAGAGAAACCGTACTGGTTTAAGGCCAGATGTTTGGGTGAGCTCTTCTGATCTTGTTACAAATGATCCTGTATCATCAGTCTTAGATGTGGAAAGAGTCAACAAGGTTACGCCCAGCAATTCCTGCGATGTTCTGTCTAATCAGCTCAGTAACATCAACATTTCAGATTCCAACAATCATGGCCCAGTAAAGCAAAAAGAATGTAACTCTATGGCTGACCACAAGGAGATAAAATCTGTTTCTTGGGGTTTGCTAGATAGTGATGCCACGAGTCACACAGCTACTGATTCAGTAAGTGTGAGGGGTGGTGACGACTTCTCTGAAGCTTCACCAACACCTAGTGAAACCTGGACCTTGCAATCAGAAGCCGGCAAGAAGGTTGATGTTAGAAATGACACAATCCCATCATACCATGGGGTTTCAGCAAAGCAGTTTACAGGCAGATCTCACCACTATATTGACGGTGCTAAGCATAATGCTTACTCCTATTCTACTGGCTTAATTGATGGTCTAGGCACATCTAATTCCGTTTTAACATCAGATACACAACCTGGAGGTACCATCAATGACACAGTGCCAAATCTCACTGGAGATTTCGATACAAATTTGCATAATCTTCTGTATGCACGGGGTTTCCATCAGGACAATCCTACGACTCAGTTATACTATCCGATGCCTATGCCACCACCCCTGCAATATCAGAACATGCACCCATCAAATGGCCATGGCAGAAAAAATCCGTATGGATATGCTGGTAGGAATGGAGTTGTCCCTGGTCCTGTTTATCCACCTGGCTATTTTGTGTATAGGCCATTGTATCAAGCAGATGATCATATGGCTATGAGGGCTCGTGGAACAGGCACCTACTTTCCTGACCCA AACTTGCGCAAGGAAAGACCACCTACTGGACGTGGGGAGAGAGGAAGGAATCATTCCCATCAGAATAATTATCAAAAGTTTCACCACCATGCCCGACCGGATATGCCTGTAGATATGATACCTTTTGATGAATTGAGGCATGAGTCACCACTGCAGATATACGCTCCTAGTGCAAATGATCATGGAATCCCATCTCCAATGAATATACCAATACCATCACCATCTTCCCAGTCTCCAAGGGATCCTTTGAACGTACCAATGCATTCTCCATCTTCCCAGGTTAGAAAGGATAATTTTCATGGCAATGGTTTTATGCTCTCGCAAGACAGTAAACTTGAGTTTGGGACCTTGGGGGCGTTGCCAAGGGAAGTTGCCTCCAAAGACCATGCTAGCAGACCAAGTTCTGCCTCCAACAATCAAGGTTCTGGGCCTGTGACTGTGAGCCCCATGTCTGTGGTGAAAAACACTGGAATGGGTTCCAACGGAATGAG GAATGTTCAAGCATACCGTCTCAAGGACAGTGGTGACTTCCCGCCACTATCCAGTTGA